The Paramisgurnus dabryanus chromosome 6, PD_genome_1.1, whole genome shotgun sequence genome has a window encoding:
- the LOC135767210 gene encoding uncharacterized protein isoform X2: protein MAAVIKEETEDIILTEPCQIKTEDDQEEKDLKVDIDKIADVEGHQYQKPKNLITGEKSVSQSENDVLPKGTEKNQTFNCHYCNKSFRLKVYLARHERSHTGETPFSCQQCGRRFTQKINLKRHMRIHTGETPFSCEQCGKRFTQKINMESHMRIHTGETPFTCNDCGKSFTQKVSLNSHMRVHTGERPFICHQCGKSFLQKISLNDHMRIHTGERPFICYQCGKSFRQKFTLNSHVLIHTGETPFTCNHCGKGFRQKSMLNSHMRVHTEDRPFTCHQCGKSFRRKVTLKYHLQIHTGAKPFICHHCGKSFRQKVTLNSHVQIHTGQRPFTCHHCGKGFIKKVRLNNHLRVHTTENSFICHTCGTSFRNMEELNRHKVNHTGEPFTCCVCGIKCAHEEVLKSHIRLHTGEKPYVCHHQCPETFASLKDLRTHLKNHHEERLQAPECGKTFLMMKNVIKHHQLNHTEENEKQLNNLKQHQEINYVIQHQQFYTEIKLNKGSELESEVQSRPASEILKTHESVQTGEKTYNCSSCGMNFSTSIFLFAHKKRHCTK, encoded by the coding sequence ACCTAAAAGTGGACATTGACAAAATTGCTGATGTGGAGGGACATCAATATCAGAAACCTAAGAATTTGATAACCGGAGAAAAATCTGTCTCACAGAGTGAAAATGATGTTTTGCCAAAAGGGACAGAAAAAAATCAAACCTTCAACTGTCATTATTGCAATAAAAGTTTCAGACTTAAAGTGTATCTTGCTCGCCATGAGAGAAGTCACACTGGAGAGACTCCTTTCTCTTGTCAGCAATGTGGAAGGAGATTTACTCAAAAAATAAACCTGAAAAGACATATGAGAATTCACACAGGAGAGACTCCCTTTTCTTGTGAGCAATGTGGTAAAAGATTTACTCAAAAAATAAACATGGAAAGTCATATGAGAATCCACACAGGAGAGACTCCTTTCACCTGCAATgactgtggaaagagtttcacccAAAAAGTATCGCTCAATAGTCATATGCGAGTTCACACCGGAGAGAGACCTTTTATTTGCCAtcaatgtggaaagagttttctACAGAAAATATCGCTCAATGATCACATGCgaattcacaccggagagaGACCTTTTATCTGCTAtcaatgtggaaagagttttagaCAGAAATTTACGCTCAATAGTCACGTGCTAATTCACACCGGAGAGACTCCTTTCACCTGCAATCACTGTGGAAAGGGTTTCAGACAAAAATCAATGCTTAATAGTCACATGCGAGTTCACACGGAAGACAGACCTTTCACCTGCCAtcaatgtggaaagagttttagaCGGAAAGTAACGCTCAAGTATCACCTGCAAATTCACACCGGAGCGAAACCTTTTATCTGCCACcactgtggaaagagttttagaCAGAAAGTTACGCTCAATAGTCACGTGCAAATTCACACCGGACAAAGACCTTTCACCTGCCATCACTGTGGAAAGGGTTTCATAAAGAAAGTTAGGCTTAATAATCACCTAAGAGTTCACACTACAGAAAACTCTTTTATATGTCATACATGCGGGACAAGTTTCAGAAACATGGAAGAGCTTAATAGACACAAAGTAAATCACACCGGGGAGCCTTTCACCTGCTGCGTGTGTGGAATAAAATGTGCACATGAAGAAGTCTTAAAGAGTCACATAagacttcacactggagagaagcCTTATGTTTGTCATCATCAGTGTCCGGAGACTTTTGCCTCTCTAAAAGATCTGAGGACTCATTTAAAAAATCATCATGAAGAAAGATTACAGGCTCCAGAATGTGGCAAGACGTTTTTAATGAtgaaaaatgtcataaaacatcatcagctgaatcacactgaagaaaatgaaaaacagttaaacaatttaaaacagCACCAAGAAATCAATTATGTTATACAACACCAGCAATTTTAtactgaaatcaaacttaacAAGGGTTCAGAATTGGAGTCAGAGGTTCAGAGTCGTCCTGCTTCAGAAATCCTGAAAACACACGAGAGTGTGCAAACTGGAGAGAAGACGTACAATTGCTCTTCATGTGGGATGAATTTCAGCACATCAATTTTTCTGTTTGCTCATAAAAAAAGACATTGTACAAAATAG
- the LOC135767210 gene encoding uncharacterized protein isoform X1, with amino-acid sequence MMAAVIKEETEDIILTEPCQIKTEDDQEEKDLKVDIDKIADVEGHQYQKPKNLITGEKSVSQSENDVLPKGTEKNQTFNCHYCNKSFRLKVYLARHERSHTGETPFSCQQCGRRFTQKINLKRHMRIHTGETPFSCEQCGKRFTQKINMESHMRIHTGETPFTCNDCGKSFTQKVSLNSHMRVHTGERPFICHQCGKSFLQKISLNDHMRIHTGERPFICYQCGKSFRQKFTLNSHVLIHTGETPFTCNHCGKGFRQKSMLNSHMRVHTEDRPFTCHQCGKSFRRKVTLKYHLQIHTGAKPFICHHCGKSFRQKVTLNSHVQIHTGQRPFTCHHCGKGFIKKVRLNNHLRVHTTENSFICHTCGTSFRNMEELNRHKVNHTGEPFTCCVCGIKCAHEEVLKSHIRLHTGEKPYVCHHQCPETFASLKDLRTHLKNHHEERLQAPECGKTFLMMKNVIKHHQLNHTEENEKQLNNLKQHQEINYVIQHQQFYTEIKLNKGSELESEVQSRPASEILKTHESVQTGEKTYNCSSCGMNFSTSIFLFAHKKRHCTK; translated from the coding sequence ACCTAAAAGTGGACATTGACAAAATTGCTGATGTGGAGGGACATCAATATCAGAAACCTAAGAATTTGATAACCGGAGAAAAATCTGTCTCACAGAGTGAAAATGATGTTTTGCCAAAAGGGACAGAAAAAAATCAAACCTTCAACTGTCATTATTGCAATAAAAGTTTCAGACTTAAAGTGTATCTTGCTCGCCATGAGAGAAGTCACACTGGAGAGACTCCTTTCTCTTGTCAGCAATGTGGAAGGAGATTTACTCAAAAAATAAACCTGAAAAGACATATGAGAATTCACACAGGAGAGACTCCCTTTTCTTGTGAGCAATGTGGTAAAAGATTTACTCAAAAAATAAACATGGAAAGTCATATGAGAATCCACACAGGAGAGACTCCTTTCACCTGCAATgactgtggaaagagtttcacccAAAAAGTATCGCTCAATAGTCATATGCGAGTTCACACCGGAGAGAGACCTTTTATTTGCCAtcaatgtggaaagagttttctACAGAAAATATCGCTCAATGATCACATGCgaattcacaccggagagaGACCTTTTATCTGCTAtcaatgtggaaagagttttagaCAGAAATTTACGCTCAATAGTCACGTGCTAATTCACACCGGAGAGACTCCTTTCACCTGCAATCACTGTGGAAAGGGTTTCAGACAAAAATCAATGCTTAATAGTCACATGCGAGTTCACACGGAAGACAGACCTTTCACCTGCCAtcaatgtggaaagagttttagaCGGAAAGTAACGCTCAAGTATCACCTGCAAATTCACACCGGAGCGAAACCTTTTATCTGCCACcactgtggaaagagttttagaCAGAAAGTTACGCTCAATAGTCACGTGCAAATTCACACCGGACAAAGACCTTTCACCTGCCATCACTGTGGAAAGGGTTTCATAAAGAAAGTTAGGCTTAATAATCACCTAAGAGTTCACACTACAGAAAACTCTTTTATATGTCATACATGCGGGACAAGTTTCAGAAACATGGAAGAGCTTAATAGACACAAAGTAAATCACACCGGGGAGCCTTTCACCTGCTGCGTGTGTGGAATAAAATGTGCACATGAAGAAGTCTTAAAGAGTCACATAagacttcacactggagagaagcCTTATGTTTGTCATCATCAGTGTCCGGAGACTTTTGCCTCTCTAAAAGATCTGAGGACTCATTTAAAAAATCATCATGAAGAAAGATTACAGGCTCCAGAATGTGGCAAGACGTTTTTAATGAtgaaaaatgtcataaaacatcatcagctgaatcacactgaagaaaatgaaaaacagttaaacaatttaaaacagCACCAAGAAATCAATTATGTTATACAACACCAGCAATTTTAtactgaaatcaaacttaacAAGGGTTCAGAATTGGAGTCAGAGGTTCAGAGTCGTCCTGCTTCAGAAATCCTGAAAACACACGAGAGTGTGCAAACTGGAGAGAAGACGTACAATTGCTCTTCATGTGGGATGAATTTCAGCACATCAATTTTTCTGTTTGCTCATAAAAAAAGACATTGTACAAAATAG